From the Lolium rigidum isolate FL_2022 chromosome 2, APGP_CSIRO_Lrig_0.1, whole genome shotgun sequence genome, one window contains:
- the LOC124688952 gene encoding desumoylating isopeptidase 1-like — protein MAEEGHKVSLNVYDLSNGLARQLSTSFLGKPIEAIWHTGVVVYGKEYFYGGGIQSTAAGATQYGRPVRVVDLGVTHLPREVFEDYLRDIAPRYTAETYRLMTHNCNNFANEAAQFLVGAGIPGYILSLPNEVMSSPMGPLIMPMIQNLEASLRTNTPPQTQQFVPTAASVSVPPTPAAAADSKAPASATTAVAAAADSSSNKQEEAKKVKKETQEKAAAAVDPLGNMRGKVQEEVMKEFAAIMASGTFRASEAAALAMRRVMERHGDATSMQQA, from the exons ATGGCAGAG GAGGGGCACAAGGTGTCGCTGAACGTGTACGACCTCAGCAACGGCCTCGCGCGCCAGCTCTCCACCTCCTTCCTCGGCAAGCCCATCGAGGCCATCTG GCACACGGGCGTGGTGGTGTACGGGAAGGAGTACTTCTACGGGGGCGGGATCCAGTCGACGGCCGCCGGGGCCACGCAGTACGGCCGCCCGGTGCGGGTCGTCGACCTCGGCGTCACGCACCTGCCGCGCGAGGTCTTCGAGGACTACCTCCGCGACATCGCGCCGCGCTACACCGCCGAGACCTACCGCCTCATGACGCACAACTGCAACAACTTCGCCAACGAGGCCGCGCAGTTCCTCGTCGGGGCCGGGATCCCCGGCTACATCCTCAGCCTCCCCAACGAGGTCATGTCCAGCCCCATGGGCCCGCTCATCATGCCCATGATTCAGAACCTTGAGGCATCGCTCCGGACCAACACACCGCCGCAGACCCAGCAGTTCGTGCCCACTGCAGCGTCGGTGTCCGTGCCGCCTACCCCTGCCGCGGCGGCGGATAGCAAAGCTCCGGCAAGTGCTACTACAGCTGTCGCCGCCGCAGCGGACTCTTCTTCTAACAAGCAAGAAGAAGCGAAGAAGGTGAAGAAGGAGACTCAGGAGAAAGCCGCCGCTGCCGTTGACCCGCTCGGGAACATGAGGGGGAAGGTGCAGGAGGAGGTGATGAAGGAGTTCGCCGCGATCATGGCGAGCGGGACCTTCCGGGCGAGCGAGGCGGCCGCGCTGGCCATGCGGCGGGTCATGGAGCGCCACGGCGACGCCACCAGTATGCAGCAGGCCTAG